The nucleotide sequence TGACGTATGTCTTCTGTCATCCGCGTAACGCACCGTTCGCGATTGTCTTTAACATGATCGCGTTGTGGTATCTGGGTTCCAGTCTGGAGCGCATGTACGGATCCCGCGAGTTCTTGTGGTTTTATCTCGCGTCCGCTGCCTTTTGCGCCCTGATCTTCGCGGCGTTCAGCCTCAAGTTGTACCTGCCGCAGCCCCTCATAGGGGCGAATGCGCCTGTGCTGGCGATGCTGGCACTTTACGCCACGCATTTTCCTCGCAGGGAGTTGCTGTTCTTCGGCCTGATACCAATCCAGATACGCGTTCTGCTGCTGATCTACGTGGTCGTCGACGTGTTTCAAATTCTGCAGGCCTTCAAGGGCGAAGGACCCTGGACCCGGGTTGCTTACATGTCCGAGTTGTGGGGAGCTGCATTCGGGTATCTCTATCGACAGCAAAACTGGCGACTCGAAGGCATTGCCGATGTATTCGATTTCGGCAGATTGAAACGCTCGCTACGCCGAGCGACGACGTCCCGGAATCTCAAAGTGTTTCATCCGGAAGTTTCGACTTCGGGGCTCGACGAACAGGTTGATGCGATCCTTGCCAAGATTCACGAACAGGGATCAGAGAGTCTCACCGAACGCGAACGCTCGATCCTCAAGCGTGCGAGTGAACAGGCCAAACACCGGCTGTAGCACTACGAGAATTCACACGCTGCCGATGGGTGTCCAGCAATTTGAGTGTGTGGGATCTGGATCACTCAAAACAGGCTTTGCTATCGCGGTGAATGCCCGTTTCAGCGAGCCGGATTCCCTGTTCGCCGATTTTCGATAGGGGGATGAATCAGGCCGCTGCGGCAATTCACTCTTATCACTCTCATGCGTCTGCCACAGTCAATGCGCGCAGAAAAAAGTCCGCTCTCCAGGCTGATCGCCAAAGGGGAGCGGACTGATCTCTCAGCTGGCGGCGGCTTCCGGAATCACTTGATTTCGAAGATTGCTTCGACTTCGACGGCGGCATTCGTAGGGAGCTGGGCAAAGCCCAGTGCGCTACGGGCATGGTAGCCGTCGGTTGTCTTGCCGAAGATTTCGTGCAGCAGGTCTGACGTTCCGTTGATCACGAGGTGCTGCTCGTGGAATTCCAGCGTCGAGTTGACGCAGCCGAGCACCTTCAGGACGCGCAGTCCGTTCAGGGTGCCAAATTCGTTGTGGACGGACCTCAGGATCTTGATCGCGCAGTCTCGCGCTGCCTGGTAGCCCTGTTCAACGGTGACTCCTGCTCCCAGCTTTCCTTTCAGATCGCTGACGTGCCCTGAGGTGATGAGCAGGTTACCCGAGCGAACGCACAGGTTCAGGTAGCCTGGTTCGATCTTATTGAAAGTCAGACCCAGCTTTTCGGCAGTTTCTTGAGGCGTCATCGGTGCGTTGATCCTTCGTTGAAGTTTCCAGGTGATAGATCAGGATGTGGAAAATGACGCATGTCACTTTCCGGGATTCCAGCGTTTCCAGGCGAGTCCCGGTTTATCGGCACGGAACTGGACCAGCCGCGTATGCTCGACTTCCGTGACGTAGACGGTGCGACCGTCAGGACCACCGAAGCAGAGGTTGCTCGGTTTATTTCCGAGCACATCGATTTCGCGAAGGAGCTTGCCAGTCGGAGTCAGTACCGCAACGGTCCCTTTGCCGTGGCGTGTAATATAGAGGTTTCCGTCAATATCGCAGCGCATCCCATCGAATCCAAAGTCGGGAAATCGGTGAATCAGCTTTTTCTCGCCCACAGACCCGTCTGCGTTGATCGGGAATGACCAGACATTTCGATGAGTTTCCCCATCCACTTTTGCGGTTTCACAAAGGTGCAGGGTCTTTCCGTCGGGGCTGACTTCGATCCCATTCGTCGTTCCCATTCCTTCCGCAAGACGCTCTGTTTTGCCCTTTGTGTCGATCTTCCAGAGCTGGCCGGTCCCCTGATCCCAATTGGGATCGCTGGCGTAGAGTGTTCCGTTCGGGTGGATCGCCAGATCATTCGGTTGGTTCATTTGATCATTGTGAG is from Schlesneria sp. DSM 10557 and encodes:
- a CDS encoding RidA family protein, whose product is MTPQETAEKLGLTFNKIEPGYLNLCVRSGNLLITSGHVSDLKGKLGAGVTVEQGYQAARDCAIKILRSVHNEFGTLNGLRVLKVLGCVNSTLEFHEQHLVINGTSDLLHEIFGKTTDGYHARSALGFAQLPTNAAVEVEAIFEIK
- a CDS encoding rhomboid family intramembrane serine protease produces the protein MGSNNRDYMRDEIGSGLPSWGHDVPTTKWLIIVSVGLFFAQTIFTHDVSLDDSAVPRVAVASLRSSVEPVAQAMFAVTKSYAEEWLLLEPDKLLHGQIWRAVTYVFCHPRNAPFAIVFNMIALWYLGSSLERMYGSREFLWFYLASAAFCALIFAAFSLKLYLPQPLIGANAPVLAMLALYATHFPRRELLFFGLIPIQIRVLLLIYVVVDVFQILQAFKGEGPWTRVAYMSELWGAAFGYLYRQQNWRLEGIADVFDFGRLKRSLRRATTSRNLKVFHPEVSTSGLDEQVDAILAKIHEQGSESLTERERSILKRASEQAKHRL
- a CDS encoding SMP-30/gluconolactonase/LRE family protein; the protein is MLQFALALLLASQTDEKLFVATPLTQPNEFTPGIEGPQCDRDGNIYVVNFEKQQTIGKVTPQGKAELFVTLPGKSTGNGIVFNQQGTMFVADYVEHNVLKIDMATGKIDVFAHNDQMNQPNDLAIHPNGTLYASDPNWDQGTGQLWKIDTKGKTERLAEGMGTTNGIEVSPDGKTLHLCETAKVDGETHRNVWSFPINADGSVGEKKLIHRFPDFGFDGMRCDIDGNLYITRHGKGTVAVLTPTGKLLREIDVLGNKPSNLCFGGPDGRTVYVTEVEHTRLVQFRADKPGLAWKRWNPGK